In one Castor canadensis chromosome 15, mCasCan1.hap1v2, whole genome shotgun sequence genomic region, the following are encoded:
- the LOC109680192 gene encoding pyrethroid hydrolase Ces2e-like isoform X2, which produces MRLEQLPMWLRTVACGLLLFLLHVQGKNSAGPIRTTHTGQVRGSLVHVKGTDVGVHTFLGIPFAKPPLGPLRFAPPKPAAPWSGVRNGTSHPAMCLQTSDIMNTDALKQLKQTLPPVSMSEDCLYLNIYSPAYAHEGSNLPVMVWIHGGALVAGMASSYDGSILAATENVVVVAIQYRLGVIGFFSTGDQHASGNWGYLDQVAALRWVQKNIAHFGGNPAQVTIFGESAGGTSVSSHVVSPMSKGLFHGAIMESGVALLPDLISSSSEVVYTMVANLSACGQVNSEALVHCLRGKSEEEILAINKPFKTIPGVVDGAFLPRHPQELLVSADFHPVPSIIGVNTDEYGFGLPNYMGYSETIKEINRGTLPAIMESTTANMGLPAGCGGLLMEEYMGDTEDPQILQANFHEMMADFMFVIPALQVAHFQRSRAPVYFYEFQHQSSIFKDIRPPHVKADHGDEVSFVFGYYLNNNADFTEEEELLSRRMMKYWANFARNGNPNSEDLPNWPRLHHDEQYLKLDIQPALGQALKADRLQFWTKTLPRKIVELTGPKKNH; this is translated from the exons ATGCGGCTGGAACAACTTCCTATGTGGCTGAGAACTGTGGCCTGTGGGcttctgcttttcctcctccaTGTCCAAG GCAAGAACTCAGCCGGACCCATCAGGACCACTCACACAGGGCAGGTGCGGGGCAGCCTCGTCCACGTGAAGGGCACCGATGTGGGGGTCCACACCTTCCTGGGAATTCCCTTTGCCAAGCCACCTCTTGGACCGCTGCGGTTTGCGCCCCCTAAGCCTGCTGCACCTTGGAGTGGTGTGAGGAATGGGACCTCCCACCCAGCCAT GTGTCTGCAAACTTCTGATATAATGAATACAGATGCTCTGAAGCAGCTGAAGCAGACCCTGCCTCCTGTTTCCATGTCTGAGGACTGCCTGTATCTCAACATCTACTCACCTGCCTATGCCCATGAGGGCTCCAACCTGCCT GTGATGGTGTGGATCCACGGAGGTGCACTGGTTGCAGGCATGGCTTCCTCATATGATGGTTCCATACTGGCAGCCACAGAGAATGTGGTGGTGGTCGCTATCCAGTACCGCCTGGGTGTCATTGGCTTCTTCAG CACTGGAGACCAGCATGCATCTGGCAACTGGGGCTACCTAGACCAAGTGGCCGCCCTTCGTTGGGTGCAGAAGAATATCGCCCATTTCGGGGGCAACCCTGCCCAAGTCACCATTTTTGGCGAGTCTGCAGGTGGCACTAGTGTGTCCTCACATGTCGTGTCCCCAATGTCCAAAGGACTCTTCCACGGTGCCATCATGGAGAGTGGGGTGGCTCTTCTGCCAGACCTCATCTCCAGCTCCTCTGAGGTGGTCTACACA ATGGTTGCCAACCTGTCTGCCTGTGGGCAGGTAAACTCAGAGGCCCTGGTACACTGCCTGAGGGGCAAGAGTGAAGAGGAGATTCTGGCTATTAACAAG CCTTTCAAGACCATACCTGGAGTGGTAGATGGGGCCTTCCTACCCAGGCACCCCCAGGAGCTGTTGGTCTCTGCGGATTTTCATCCTGTCCCCAGCATCATAGGTGTCAACACTGATGAGTATGGCTTTGGCCTCCCCAAT TACATGGGCTACTCTGAAACCataaaagaaatcaacagaggAACCTTGCCTGCTATTATGGAGAGCACGACAGCAAACATG GGGTTGCCTGCTGGTTGTGGTGGTCTCTTGATGGAAGAATACATGGGGGATACTGAGGACCCACAGATCCTCCAAGCCAATTTCCATGAGATGATGGCAGACTTCATGTTTGTGATACCTGCGCTCCAAGTAGCACATTTTCAAC GTTCCCGTGCCCCTGTCTACTTTTATGAGTTCCAGCATCAGTCCAGCATTTTCAAGGACATCAGGCCCCCCCACGTAAAGGCTGACCATGGTGATGAGGTTTCTTTTGTCTTCGGATACTACTTGAACAACAATg CTGACTTCACTGAGGAGGAGGAACTGCTAAGCAGAAGGATGATGAAGTACTGGGCCAACTTTGCTCGGAATGG GAACCCCAACAGTGAGGACCTGCCCAACTGGCCTAGGCTCCATCACGATGAGCAGTACTTGAAGCTGGACATCCAGCCTGCACTGGGCCAGGCCCTGAAGGCTGACAGGCTGCAGTTCTGGACCAAGACCCTGCCCCGGAAGATTGTGGAGCTTACAGGGCCTAAGAAGAATCATTAA
- the LOC109680192 gene encoding pyrethroid hydrolase Ces2e-like isoform X1, whose amino-acid sequence MRLEQLPMWLRTVACGLLLFLLHVQGETSNSAGPIRTTHTGQVRGSLVHVKGTDVGVHTFLGIPFAKPPLGPLRFAPPKPAAPWSGVRNGTSHPAMCLQTSDIMNTDALKQLKQTLPPVSMSEDCLYLNIYSPAYAHEGSNLPVMVWIHGGALVAGMASSYDGSILAATENVVVVAIQYRLGVIGFFSTGDQHASGNWGYLDQVAALRWVQKNIAHFGGNPAQVTIFGESAGGTSVSSHVVSPMSKGLFHGAIMESGVALLPDLISSSSEVVYTMVANLSACGQVNSEALVHCLRGKSEEEILAINKPFKTIPGVVDGAFLPRHPQELLVSADFHPVPSIIGVNTDEYGFGLPNYMGYSETIKEINRGTLPAIMESTTANMGLPAGCGGLLMEEYMGDTEDPQILQANFHEMMADFMFVIPALQVAHFQRSRAPVYFYEFQHQSSIFKDIRPPHVKADHGDEVSFVFGYYLNNNADFTEEEELLSRRMMKYWANFARNGNPNSEDLPNWPRLHHDEQYLKLDIQPALGQALKADRLQFWTKTLPRKIVELTGPKKNH is encoded by the exons ATGCGGCTGGAACAACTTCCTATGTGGCTGAGAACTGTGGCCTGTGGGcttctgcttttcctcctccaTGTCCAAGGTGAGACTTCT AACTCAGCCGGACCCATCAGGACCACTCACACAGGGCAGGTGCGGGGCAGCCTCGTCCACGTGAAGGGCACCGATGTGGGGGTCCACACCTTCCTGGGAATTCCCTTTGCCAAGCCACCTCTTGGACCGCTGCGGTTTGCGCCCCCTAAGCCTGCTGCACCTTGGAGTGGTGTGAGGAATGGGACCTCCCACCCAGCCAT GTGTCTGCAAACTTCTGATATAATGAATACAGATGCTCTGAAGCAGCTGAAGCAGACCCTGCCTCCTGTTTCCATGTCTGAGGACTGCCTGTATCTCAACATCTACTCACCTGCCTATGCCCATGAGGGCTCCAACCTGCCT GTGATGGTGTGGATCCACGGAGGTGCACTGGTTGCAGGCATGGCTTCCTCATATGATGGTTCCATACTGGCAGCCACAGAGAATGTGGTGGTGGTCGCTATCCAGTACCGCCTGGGTGTCATTGGCTTCTTCAG CACTGGAGACCAGCATGCATCTGGCAACTGGGGCTACCTAGACCAAGTGGCCGCCCTTCGTTGGGTGCAGAAGAATATCGCCCATTTCGGGGGCAACCCTGCCCAAGTCACCATTTTTGGCGAGTCTGCAGGTGGCACTAGTGTGTCCTCACATGTCGTGTCCCCAATGTCCAAAGGACTCTTCCACGGTGCCATCATGGAGAGTGGGGTGGCTCTTCTGCCAGACCTCATCTCCAGCTCCTCTGAGGTGGTCTACACA ATGGTTGCCAACCTGTCTGCCTGTGGGCAGGTAAACTCAGAGGCCCTGGTACACTGCCTGAGGGGCAAGAGTGAAGAGGAGATTCTGGCTATTAACAAG CCTTTCAAGACCATACCTGGAGTGGTAGATGGGGCCTTCCTACCCAGGCACCCCCAGGAGCTGTTGGTCTCTGCGGATTTTCATCCTGTCCCCAGCATCATAGGTGTCAACACTGATGAGTATGGCTTTGGCCTCCCCAAT TACATGGGCTACTCTGAAACCataaaagaaatcaacagaggAACCTTGCCTGCTATTATGGAGAGCACGACAGCAAACATG GGGTTGCCTGCTGGTTGTGGTGGTCTCTTGATGGAAGAATACATGGGGGATACTGAGGACCCACAGATCCTCCAAGCCAATTTCCATGAGATGATGGCAGACTTCATGTTTGTGATACCTGCGCTCCAAGTAGCACATTTTCAAC GTTCCCGTGCCCCTGTCTACTTTTATGAGTTCCAGCATCAGTCCAGCATTTTCAAGGACATCAGGCCCCCCCACGTAAAGGCTGACCATGGTGATGAGGTTTCTTTTGTCTTCGGATACTACTTGAACAACAATg CTGACTTCACTGAGGAGGAGGAACTGCTAAGCAGAAGGATGATGAAGTACTGGGCCAACTTTGCTCGGAATGG GAACCCCAACAGTGAGGACCTGCCCAACTGGCCTAGGCTCCATCACGATGAGCAGTACTTGAAGCTGGACATCCAGCCTGCACTGGGCCAGGCCCTGAAGGCTGACAGGCTGCAGTTCTGGACCAAGACCCTGCCCCGGAAGATTGTGGAGCTTACAGGGCCTAAGAAGAATCATTAA